From a region of the Nothobranchius furzeri strain GRZ-AD chromosome 12, NfurGRZ-RIMD1, whole genome shotgun sequence genome:
- the LOC139062243 gene encoding uncharacterized protein produces MPPGPAPRPELTPPGPAPRPKSAPPGPAPRSKSKPPGPAPCPKSTPPVQKSAPRPVPPTEAAALPAVVPPFQEAPPAADSSPVKSAPPPAAASPPLKLVPPVLSTPRLAAPAQSAVPPPVPSAPDAAPPVPSVPGVSTQVVGVSIPVTSTPVTSTCRDSPCSISASSHRRSCPRQAQASQSPLSSSPLPQTPAPQSPWILTTAQLTCT; encoded by the coding sequence ATGCCTCCAGGTCCGGCGCCTCGCCCCGAGTTGACGCCTCCAGGTCCGGCGCCTCGCCCCAAGTCAGCGCCTCCAGGTCCGGCGCCTCGCTCAAAGTCGAAGCCTCCAGGTCCGGCGCCTTGCCCCAAGTCGACGCCGCCAGTCCAGAAGTCAGCGCCACGTCCGGTGCCTCCAACTGAGGCAGCAGCCCTGCCTGCTGTGGTGCCGcctttccaagaggctccgcctgcaGCGGATTCGTCTCCAGTCAAGTCGGCGCCTCCCCCCGCAGCGGCTTCGCCTCCACTCAAGTTGGTGCCTCCAGTCCTGTCAACGCCACGTCTGGCGGCTCCAGCCCAGTCAGCGGTCCCACCTCCAGTCCCGTCGGCGCCCGACGCGGCGCCTCCGGTCCCGTCGGTGCCCGGTGTCTCCACCCAAGTCGTTGGCGTCTCTATTCCAGTCACCTCTACTCCGGTCACCTCTACCTGCCGAGACTCCCCCTGCAGCATCTCTGCCTCcagtcaccgccggtcctgccctcgccaggcacAAGCCTCCCAGAGCCCATTGTCGTcttctcctctgccccagacgccggccccccagagcccTTGGATCCTCACAACCGCTCAACTCACCTGCACGTGA